In the Methanothermobacter sp. genome, one interval contains:
- the pheA gene encoding prephenate dehydratase: protein MAGESIAYLGPEGTFTEEAALHIGEKLLAFDSILEVLGAVASGKASRGVVPIENSIEGPVGVTLDLLVWEYDLCIEREIILRVRHNLLVNSGVSLGEVREVYSHPQSLAQCRRFLEKLGVTTHSAPSTAAAARTIVGRRELAAIGTLRAADIYGLDVIAEDIQDFDPNFTRFIVLSENDHEPTGRDKTSIVFSLAEDRPGGLYEVLGFFAEHGVNLTKIESRPSKRGLGKYIFFIDFEGHRKDAVIMDLLDCIADRTPFFKILGSYPEETVHE, encoded by the coding sequence ATGGCAGGGGAATCCATAGCCTACCTTGGGCCTGAGGGGACATTCACAGAGGAGGCGGCACTCCATATTGGTGAGAAACTTCTGGCCTTTGACTCCATACTTGAGGTTCTGGGGGCAGTGGCATCAGGTAAGGCTTCAAGGGGGGTTGTACCCATTGAGAACTCAATTGAAGGACCTGTTGGGGTAACACTTGACCTTCTGGTATGGGAATATGATCTGTGCATAGAGAGGGAGATAATACTGAGGGTTAGGCACAACCTCCTTGTCAACAGTGGTGTATCCCTGGGGGAGGTAAGGGAGGTTTACTCACACCCCCAGTCACTTGCCCAGTGCCGGCGATTCCTGGAGAAGCTGGGGGTCACAACACATTCAGCACCAAGCACAGCGGCAGCAGCCAGGACGATAGTGGGGAGACGGGAACTTGCGGCGATAGGGACCCTGAGAGCAGCTGATATCTATGGCCTTGATGTGATCGCAGAGGACATACAGGACTTTGACCCCAACTTCACAAGGTTCATAGTCCTCTCAGAGAATGACCATGAGCCAACAGGAAGGGACAAGACCTCCATAGTATTTTCACTGGCAGAGGACAGACCAGGGGGGCTTTATGAGGTCCTGGGATTCTTTGCAGAGCATGGTGTGAACCTCACAAAGATAGAGTCCAGGCCCTCAAAGAGGGGGCTTGGCAAGTACATATTCTTCATAGATTTTGAGGGACACAGAAAGGACGCCGTCATCATGGATTTGCTTGATTGTATAGCTGATAGAACACCATTCTTTAAAATTCTGGGGTCCTATCCAGAGGAAACTGTTCATGAATAG
- a CDS encoding PsbP-related protein, with protein MRKHWLILFIVMVVAVSGCTSPDSNSENQTKRFSGNNISFEYPSSWVTANSLANETIAAVGDPASVDSSGLAQVSVVIQSRELKGNLYDMYRDNYDALFTNSSYRRVSETNTTIGGYQAIENVYIVLDGVQKKQRAIWIHNNRRVYVILCTAPAERFDAERKNFDLIVNSFRFI; from the coding sequence ATGAGGAAACACTGGCTCATCCTTTTCATAGTAATGGTTGTTGCGGTGTCAGGATGCACATCACCTGACAGTAACTCAGAGAACCAGACCAAAAGGTTCTCAGGGAACAATATTTCATTTGAGTACCCATCCAGCTGGGTGACAGCCAATTCACTGGCAAACGAAACAATCGCAGCCGTTGGGGACCCGGCATCAGTTGATTCATCTGGACTTGCACAGGTCTCAGTTGTGATCCAGTCAAGGGAACTCAAGGGTAACCTCTATGATATGTACAGGGACAACTATGATGCACTGTTCACCAACTCCAGTTACAGGAGGGTTTCAGAGACAAACACAACCATAGGTGGTTACCAGGCAATAGAGAATGTCTACATTGTCCTTGATGGGGTGCAGAAGAAGCAGAGGGCCATCTGGATACATAACAACAGAAGGGTCTATGTGATACTCTGCACAGCCCCGGCTGAGAGGTTTGATGCTGAAAGGAAGAACTTCGACCTCATCGTGAACAGCTTCAGGTTTATTTAA
- a CDS encoding transcription elongation factor NusA, translating into MVLPICDVCLKSGILCQGCENKLKTGEVSQTELEISKVLYRIGEGKLGFKRAIDLDGIVIIITESDEVGKLIGKGGKIVRAISRALGKKVRVVGENSDLKSVAEDVLAPARISGINIVFGKDGEERFKIRVMREDARRVPGKLETLNEIIEMLTGEKTVVVIDDT; encoded by the coding sequence ATGGTATTGCCAATATGCGATGTCTGTCTTAAAAGCGGAATTTTATGTCAGGGCTGTGAAAATAAACTTAAAACAGGGGAGGTAAGTCAGACTGAACTGGAGATCTCAAAGGTTCTATACAGGATTGGAGAGGGAAAACTCGGATTTAAAAGGGCCATAGACCTTGATGGAATAGTTATAATCATAACAGAGTCTGATGAGGTCGGAAAACTAATAGGTAAGGGCGGTAAAATCGTAAGGGCAATATCAAGGGCCCTGGGCAAGAAGGTGAGGGTGGTCGGTGAGAACTCTGACCTAAAATCAGTTGCAGAGGATGTCCTTGCACCTGCAAGGATTTCAGGGATCAACATAGTATTTGGAAAGGACGGCGAGGAACGCTTCAAGATCAGGGTTATGCGGGAGGATGCAAGGAGGGTTCCAGGGAAACTTGAAACCCTCAACGAGATAATAGAAATGCTGACCGGAGAGAAAACGGTTGTTGTTATAGATGACACATGA
- the coaBC gene encoding bifunctional phosphopantothenoylcysteine decarboxylase/phosphopantothenate--cysteine ligase CoaBC produces MEIVLCVTGSVAAIEAVKLARELRRQGASVTCFMSEDACRIIHPYAMEFATGSKPILELTGEIEHVKYADADLILVAPATANIIGKLAFKLADNPISSLLLTASGMGTPIVMVPSMHEAMYAAAEENIRRLRDEGVVFVEPRMDEGKAKFPDINTIVLEAMRQTSKQSLRGKRVLVSLGGTYEPIDPVRGITNRSSGKMGLAVARRAYIEGADVTLLAGIVSVDIPQQFTVIGAETADSMVSAVSELIGEHDVFVSAAAVADFRPTCTERKISSDGELTLTLKPNPKIIKIARELNPKALIVGFKAEYDVPREELIRSAEKQMQEAGVDIVVANDVSVEGFGSDSNKAIIVSDKILELPVMSKDDLASLIIDEIAGKLEEKERNS; encoded by the coding sequence ATGGAGATCGTACTCTGCGTTACAGGAAGTGTTGCCGCCATTGAGGCGGTTAAACTTGCAAGGGAACTGAGAAGGCAGGGTGCCAGTGTCACCTGTTTCATGAGTGAGGACGCCTGCAGGATAATACATCCCTATGCAATGGAGTTTGCCACAGGAAGCAAACCCATCCTTGAACTTACCGGGGAGATAGAGCACGTTAAGTACGCCGACGCGGACCTAATCCTGGTGGCCCCTGCAACCGCCAACATCATAGGTAAACTTGCCTTTAAGCTGGCCGACAACCCCATATCATCCCTTCTCCTCACGGCATCAGGGATGGGGACCCCCATAGTTATGGTCCCATCAATGCACGAGGCCATGTATGCCGCCGCAGAGGAAAACATACGAAGGCTGAGGGATGAGGGTGTTGTCTTTGTTGAGCCCCGCATGGATGAGGGGAAGGCCAAGTTTCCGGATATCAACACGATAGTACTGGAGGCAATGAGGCAGACCTCAAAGCAGAGTTTGAGGGGTAAAAGGGTCCTCGTAAGCCTTGGCGGAACATATGAGCCAATAGATCCAGTGAGGGGCATTACAAACAGAAGTTCAGGTAAGATGGGTCTTGCGGTTGCACGAAGAGCATACATTGAGGGGGCCGACGTTACACTCCTGGCGGGTATCGTATCAGTGGATATCCCCCAGCAGTTCACAGTTATAGGGGCTGAGACAGCGGATTCCATGGTATCAGCAGTCAGTGAACTTATAGGGGAACATGATGTATTCGTATCGGCTGCAGCTGTCGCTGACTTCAGACCCACCTGCACAGAGAGGAAGATATCCTCAGATGGAGAGCTCACACTCACACTTAAACCAAACCCCAAGATCATAAAAATTGCAAGGGAACTTAACCCCAAAGCACTTATTGTTGGATTCAAGGCCGAGTATGATGTCCCCAGGGAGGAACTTATCAGATCTGCAGAGAAGCAGATGCAGGAGGCTGGTGTGGATATCGTCGTTGCAAATGACGTCTCAGTTGAGGGGTTCGGCTCAGACAGTAACAAGGCCATCATAGTCTCTGATAAAATACTTGAACTTCCTGTAATGAGCAAGGATGACCTTGCATCCCTCATAATTGATGAGATTGCAGGGAAACTTGAAGAGAAGGAACGAAATTCTTGA
- a CDS encoding fibrillarin-like rRNA/tRNA 2'-O-methyltransferase: MCPVKRVKGLDGVFMMNDSLLTVNPNPGVRVYGEKLIEWGGREYRVWDPRRSKLAAAIHNGLRGFSLKADCRVLYLGASAGTTASHISDIVTDGRVYCVEFSPRMMRELLEVCSARMNMLPLLEDASRPRDYLRIVEAADLVYCDIAQPDQTRLFTENMEYFLRDDGHGLIMIKARSIDVTRSPRKIFREEVRKLRDSDFQVMDQVGLNPYEKDHMAVLVKRSD; encoded by the coding sequence GTGTGTCCAGTGAAACGTGTTAAGGGCCTTGATGGTGTTTTTATGATGAATGACTCGCTCCTCACAGTGAACCCCAATCCCGGTGTGAGGGTATATGGGGAGAAGCTCATAGAGTGGGGTGGCCGGGAGTACCGGGTCTGGGATCCCAGGCGATCCAAACTCGCCGCTGCCATTCACAATGGTCTCAGAGGCTTCAGCCTGAAAGCAGATTGCAGGGTACTGTATCTTGGGGCTTCGGCCGGAACAACAGCCTCACACATCTCTGATATTGTGACAGACGGCAGGGTATACTGCGTTGAATTTTCACCCCGGATGATGAGGGAGCTTCTGGAAGTGTGCAGTGCCCGTATGAACATGCTGCCTCTTCTCGAGGATGCCTCAAGGCCCAGAGATTACCTCAGGATAGTTGAGGCTGCTGACCTTGTCTACTGTGACATTGCACAGCCAGACCAGACCCGGTTGTTCACCGAGAATATGGAATATTTCCTGAGGGATGATGGCCACGGTCTCATAATGATAAAGGCCAGGAGCATAGATGTTACAAGGAGCCCCCGTAAGATCTTCCGTGAGGAGGTCAGGAAACTCAGGGACTCAGATTTCCAGGTGATGGATCAGGTGGGTCTTAACCCCTACGAGAAGGACCATATGGCGGTTCTTGTTAAAAGAAGTGATTGA
- a CDS encoding NOP5/NOP56 family protein has protein sequence MKCYLAGCVAGFVAFTEDLKVIDYETFPLDEVASRLKESQMGGITPEERRMLERLLDEYDEVVVEAEPSPAYSEFGKIRFEMPSAAGVHLRENLDEILESITDIPPSRFIHSALISATREKLRESLRESDRFLIQAINALDELDEEIGKLIERLREWYSLHFPELDGVRSHEQYVELVARYGDRDRILENFRMDVEESIGSDISSEDLHIFMDLAESIRRLQRLRQDTERYIDLKMEKLAPNLRALAGANVGARLIAHAGGLRELAMLPSSTVQVLGAEKALFRHLKSNARPPKHGVIFQHPSIRSSPWWIRGRVARLLAGKIVIAVRKDVFSGEFDPEIIESFNERFEFIKNKNKKPPVKRKRFQRKR, from the coding sequence ATGAAGTGTTATCTCGCAGGCTGCGTTGCTGGTTTTGTTGCCTTCACTGAAGATCTGAAAGTCATAGATTATGAAACTTTCCCGCTGGATGAGGTGGCCAGCAGGCTCAAAGAATCACAGATGGGAGGTATCACACCTGAGGAGAGGAGGATGCTTGAAAGGCTCCTTGATGAATATGATGAGGTTGTTGTTGAGGCCGAACCATCACCTGCATACTCTGAATTTGGTAAAATCAGGTTCGAAATGCCATCAGCCGCCGGAGTCCATCTTAGGGAGAACCTCGATGAGATACTGGAATCAATCACTGATATCCCCCCATCCAGGTTCATACATAGCGCCCTCATCTCGGCAACCCGGGAAAAACTGAGGGAGTCTCTCAGGGAATCCGACAGGTTCCTCATACAGGCCATAAATGCCCTTGATGAACTGGATGAGGAGATCGGGAAACTGATAGAGAGGCTGAGGGAATGGTATTCCCTTCACTTCCCTGAACTGGATGGTGTGAGGAGCCATGAGCAGTACGTTGAGCTGGTTGCCAGGTACGGTGACAGGGACAGGATACTTGAAAATTTCAGGATGGATGTGGAGGAAAGCATAGGTTCAGATATCAGCAGCGAGGACCTCCATATCTTCATGGACCTTGCGGAGAGTATCAGGAGACTCCAGAGGCTGAGGCAGGACACCGAGAGGTACATTGACCTCAAAATGGAGAAGCTCGCCCCCAACCTCAGGGCACTTGCAGGTGCGAATGTTGGTGCAAGGCTTATTGCACATGCAGGTGGTCTCAGGGAACTTGCCATGCTCCCCTCATCCACTGTACAGGTCCTTGGGGCTGAGAAGGCCCTCTTCAGGCACCTCAAATCAAATGCGAGGCCACCCAAGCATGGTGTGATATTTCAGCACCCGTCCATACGGTCATCACCATGGTGGATAAGAGGCAGGGTTGCAAGGCTTCTTGCCGGTAAAATAGTAATTGCGGTGAGAAAGGATGTTTTCAGCGGGGAATTCGATCCGGAGATCATTGAAAGTTTCAATGAGAGATTCGAATTCATAAAAAATAAAAACAAGAAACCTCCCGTCAAAAGGAAGAGGTTCCAGAGGAAAAGATGA
- a CDS encoding dihydroorotate dehydrogenase, whose product MLRTRICNIELRNPTMLAAGVMGSMASSLNRVYRAGAGAVVTKSFSLEPNEGYKNPTTVEVTGGIINAIGLSNPGVEAFKEELRGVDDDVPLIASIYGSSPEEFARVAASVEEYVDMIELNVSCPHAMAGCGASIGQDAGLTFRVVSAVKDVVAVPVSTKLTPNVTDIVEIAKSAEDAGSDALTLINSLGPGMKIDIKTAKPVLSNAFGGMSGPAIKPVAVRCVYDVYRNVEIPLIGAGGVRDFRDAVEFLFAGAVAVQVGTAIMYDGPEIFMRICRGLEGFMIEGGFSSVYEMVGLAHEGV is encoded by the coding sequence ATGCTGAGGACCAGGATATGTAATATTGAGCTCAGGAATCCAACCATGCTTGCTGCGGGAGTTATGGGGAGCATGGCGTCATCCCTCAACAGGGTCTACCGTGCAGGTGCAGGGGCCGTTGTAACCAAATCCTTTTCACTGGAACCCAATGAGGGCTATAAAAACCCCACCACGGTCGAGGTTACCGGTGGGATCATAAATGCCATAGGCCTATCAAATCCAGGGGTTGAGGCATTTAAAGAGGAGCTCAGGGGCGTGGATGATGATGTGCCCCTCATAGCATCCATCTATGGGTCTTCACCGGAGGAATTTGCCAGGGTGGCGGCTTCAGTGGAGGAGTACGTGGATATGATCGAACTCAATGTGTCCTGTCCCCATGCCATGGCGGGTTGCGGGGCTTCCATAGGACAGGATGCCGGTCTGACATTCCGGGTGGTCTCGGCTGTAAAGGATGTCGTGGCTGTGCCGGTATCCACCAAGCTCACACCAAACGTTACAGACATCGTTGAGATAGCAAAAAGCGCCGAGGATGCAGGTTCAGATGCCCTGACCCTCATAAACTCCCTTGGCCCCGGGATGAAGATCGATATAAAAACAGCAAAACCTGTACTCTCAAATGCCTTTGGGGGAATGTCTGGCCCCGCCATAAAGCCCGTGGCTGTAAGGTGCGTCTATGATGTTTACCGCAATGTTGAGATCCCGCTAATTGGTGCCGGTGGCGTCAGGGACTTCAGGGACGCGGTTGAATTTCTCTTTGCAGGTGCAGTGGCCGTTCAGGTGGGTACAGCCATAATGTATGATGGCCCCGAGATCTTCATGAGAATATGCAGGGGCCTTGAGGGGTTCATGATTGAGGGGGGCTTCTCATCGGTTTATGAGATGGTTGGCCTTGCCCATGAGGGGGTGTGA
- a CDS encoding dihydroorotate dehydrogenase electron transfer subunit — MGNVPEVLEIKGIVEESETVRTFIFDWDFRSEIVPGQFVMVWNFSNEKPMSVSLIDHKRSEIGISIRRVGEFTSAVHELDEGDLLGIRGPYGRGFELMGRNLILVGGGIGMAPLAALAEEAVARGMNVDAVVAARTADELLFTERLENAGVNIHTCTDDGTCGFQGFAHERLSEMGGKYDMAAVCGPEPMMFHVKAVLDERGIPAQFSLERYMKCAVGICGQCCVDGTGWRVCAEGPVFWDHELRGVGEFGRYRRDAAGRRISW; from the coding sequence ATGGGAAATGTTCCAGAGGTTCTTGAAATTAAGGGGATAGTTGAGGAATCTGAGACCGTCAGGACCTTCATATTTGACTGGGACTTCAGGAGCGAAATAGTGCCCGGTCAGTTCGTCATGGTCTGGAATTTCAGCAACGAGAAACCCATGTCAGTCTCACTCATTGACCATAAGAGGTCTGAGATCGGCATATCCATAAGGAGGGTTGGCGAATTCACATCGGCGGTTCATGAACTGGACGAAGGAGACCTTCTGGGGATCAGGGGCCCCTATGGGAGGGGTTTTGAACTCATGGGGAGAAACCTGATCCTTGTGGGCGGCGGGATAGGCATGGCCCCCCTGGCAGCCCTTGCAGAGGAGGCTGTGGCGCGGGGCATGAATGTGGATGCGGTTGTGGCTGCAAGGACAGCAGATGAGCTTCTCTTCACCGAGAGACTCGAGAATGCAGGTGTTAATATCCATACATGTACAGATGATGGAACCTGCGGGTTTCAGGGATTTGCACATGAACGCCTTTCTGAAATGGGTGGAAAATATGACATGGCGGCTGTGTGCGGTCCAGAGCCCATGATGTTCCATGTGAAGGCGGTGCTTGATGAGAGGGGGATACCTGCCCAGTTTTCCCTTGAGAGGTACATGAAGTGCGCCGTGGGTATCTGCGGACAGTGCTGCGTTGACGGGACCGGGTGGAGGGTCTGTGCCGAGGGCCCTGTCTTCTGGGACCATGAATTACGGGGTGTCGGTGAATTCGGCAGGTACAGAAGGGACGCTGCCGGCCGGAGAATCAGCTGGTAA
- a CDS encoding AI-2E family transporter, whose translation MIEKLRGTITSTSFLVLALILLSAIVIYPIWTMLFLGAVFAYIVRPVALRINERIPYLSVSIIIAMVVVIMPLVGIVVFTVDSLINSTPSLITLARGFDIPNLPGQLQSSGGTLGALRGILTDILSGSLNYVIDVIQSVPMIALQLFIFLSSTFYFARDGERLLSYIRGLIPPEARPFMGRMASETERVLMSIFYGHFLTALLIGIMAGVGFHLLGYPYAILLGIITGIFQLIPVIGPWAAYTPLAIYDFVTGNILRGVLVLIFGIFLSTIDIYLRPKLSGKYADIHPMIFLVGFLGGPVVWGVAGFIVGPLVLGLAYAALEAYRLGESAGEENR comes from the coding sequence ATGATAGAGAAGCTCAGGGGCACCATCACATCCACTTCATTCCTTGTACTTGCACTTATACTTCTATCGGCCATTGTAATCTATCCCATCTGGACCATGCTCTTCCTGGGGGCGGTATTCGCCTATATTGTAAGGCCGGTGGCTTTAAGGATAAATGAGAGGATACCCTACCTCTCGGTCTCCATAATCATAGCCATGGTCGTTGTTATAATGCCCCTTGTGGGTATAGTGGTTTTCACCGTGGATTCCCTCATAAACTCCACCCCCTCACTCATAACCCTCGCAAGGGGCTTTGATATCCCCAACCTTCCGGGACAGCTCCAGAGTTCAGGGGGCACCCTGGGGGCTTTGAGGGGTATTCTAACCGACATACTGAGCGGATCCCTCAACTATGTGATTGATGTGATACAGTCAGTCCCCATGATAGCCCTGCAGCTCTTCATATTCCTCTCATCAACATTCTACTTTGCAAGGGATGGTGAAAGGCTCCTTTCATATATAAGGGGTCTCATACCCCCTGAAGCCAGGCCCTTCATGGGGAGGATGGCCTCTGAGACAGAACGTGTGCTCATGAGCATATTCTATGGCCACTTCCTCACAGCACTCCTCATAGGTATCATGGCAGGGGTCGGCTTTCACCTCCTGGGCTACCCCTACGCGATACTCCTGGGTATAATAACAGGGATATTTCAGCTCATACCGGTTATAGGTCCATGGGCGGCCTATACGCCCCTTGCCATCTATGACTTTGTTACCGGGAATATCCTCAGGGGTGTCCTGGTCCTCATCTTCGGGATATTCCTCAGTACAATCGACATATACCTCCGGCCAAAGCTTTCAGGTAAGTATGCTGATATACACCCCATGATATTCCTTGTGGGTTTCCTTGGGGGGCCGGTCGTATGGGGTGTTGCCGGGTTCATAGTTGGGCCACTGGTCCTGGGGCTTGCCTACGCAGCCCTTGAGGCCTACCGGCTTGGAGAATCAGCTGGTGAGGAGAACCGGTGA
- a CDS encoding tetratricopeptide repeat protein: MHTRIQKLPGKEVERGWSMNPFKKIMDWMARGKAGWRLSGGRSSLKQGKYKEALKEFRKALKASPNDPEILHYNAMTLLKLKRSEKALECYEKILKNNPKLAEAWNNKGVVLKELKRYDEALECYERALQIDPEDDGTWNNKGALLDTIGKPEKAIECYEKALEINQKNAKAWYNKGNGLRSLGKYEEALECYEKALQINAEFVEAWYNKALIFEELKRYDEALECYERALQIDPEDDGTWNNKGALLDTIGKPEKAIECYEKALEINQKNAKAWNNKGVVLEELKRYDEALECYEKALEINLENDETWANKGLLLRKLGKYEEALECFEKALEINPEFADTWEWKGIILEDLKKPEEALKCYKQALKLNPQDKTLWYMQGKTLQKLGKHQKAKKSYKKALKIDPQYKKAKKTLKELQMKG, translated from the coding sequence ATGCATACTAGAATTCAAAAACTACCTGGAAAAGAAGTTGAGAGAGGCTGGAGCATGAATCCCTTTAAGAAGATAATGGATTGGATGGCCAGGGGAAAAGCTGGATGGCGCCTCAGCGGGGGCCGATCAAGCCTAAAACAGGGAAAATACAAAGAAGCTCTTAAAGAATTCAGGAAAGCCCTCAAGGCGAGTCCAAACGACCCGGAAATCTTGCACTATAATGCAATGACACTACTAAAACTCAAAAGATCAGAGAAAGCCTTAGAATGTTATGAAAAAATCCTCAAAAACAATCCAAAACTAGCAGAAGCATGGAACAACAAAGGAGTAGTCCTTAAAGAACTTAAGAGATATGATGAGGCATTGGAATGCTATGAAAGGGCACTACAAATAGATCCAGAAGACGATGGAACATGGAACAACAAAGGAGCGCTCCTTGACACAATCGGTAAACCTGAAAAAGCAATAGAATGCTATGAAAAAGCCTTAGAAATAAACCAAAAAAATGCAAAAGCATGGTATAATAAAGGTAACGGATTACGCAGTCTTGGAAAATATGAGGAGGCATTGGAATGCTATGAAAAAGCATTACAGATAAACGCAGAATTCGTAGAGGCATGGTACAACAAAGCACTAATTTTTGAAGAACTTAAGAGATATGATGAGGCATTGGAATGCTATGAAAGGGCACTACAAATAGATCCAGAAGACGATGGAACATGGAACAACAAAGGAGCGCTCCTTGACACAATCGGTAAACCTGAAAAAGCAATAGAATGCTATGAAAAAGCCTTAGAAATAAACCAAAAAAATGCAAAAGCATGGAACAACAAAGGAGTAGTCCTTGAAGAACTTAAGAGATATGATGAGGCATTGGAATGCTATGAAAAAGCCTTAGAAATAAACCTAGAAAACGACGAAACATGGGCTAACAAGGGATTACTCCTCAGAAAACTTGGAAAATATGAGGAGGCGCTGGAATGTTTTGAAAAAGCCCTTGAAATAAACCCAGAATTCGCCGATACATGGGAATGGAAAGGGATAATCCTGGAAGACCTCAAAAAACCAGAGGAAGCCCTGAAATGCTACAAGCAAGCCCTCAAACTAAACCCCCAAGACAAAACACTATGGTACATGCAAGGAAAAACACTACAAAAACTTGGAAAACACCAAAAAGCCAAAAAATCCTACAAAAAAGCCCTGAAAATAGACCCACAATACAAAAAAGCCAAAAAAACCCTGAAAGAACTCCAAATGAAAGGCTAA
- a CDS encoding tetratricopeptide repeat protein, with amino-acid sequence MNPEYAEAWNNKGIILKELKKYKKALKCYNKALEINSELIEAWNNKGTILQELGKYEEALECYNKALEINPKSIETLTYKGITLSKIGKYKKALKCFDKALKIDPKNKLLHKTKAALHKKLKNQEKA; translated from the coding sequence ATAAATCCGGAATATGCAGAAGCATGGAACAACAAAGGAATAATACTAAAAGAACTTAAAAAATACAAAAAGGCGCTAAAATGCTACAACAAAGCCCTAGAAATAAACTCTGAACTTATAGAAGCATGGAACAACAAAGGAACAATCCTCCAGGAGCTGGGCAAATATGAAGAAGCACTAGAATGCTACAACAAAGCCCTAGAAATAAACCCAAAAAGCATTGAAACATTAACTTACAAGGGAATAACATTATCCAAAATCGGCAAATACAAAAAAGCCCTAAAATGCTTCGACAAAGCACTCAAAATAGACCCAAAAAACAAACTATTACACAAAACCAAAGCAGCACTTCACAAAAAACTTAAAAACCAAGAAAAAGCCTGA
- a CDS encoding pseudomurein-binding repeat-containing protein, which translates to MRKFLFFMMAVLCFYLIGNSFALSLSYDEVCDASKMIGNYTTSQNRIPSVVVVNGKNITSDNYLYVASSTVLNLNQGKRAGISLPDYNPPTNPRGAATGTLYKSGYLQAAQNIKNFMESNGRSPNYANTAIGQVRYESLIYAYARIINFYNSTGKLPDHITIQQITKKEGTITRPRADYTYKIEGYTTYFMDKSTGSIQSLQWDFGDNTTSTERNPTHTYKAGTYTVTLTVRGYGVTSTRTMMLEVMLATIHVNSTAVTFLGQTLNLTFKMPLNNTAKWISIGLWLQAHSMRQYSLWRMV; encoded by the coding sequence ATGAGAAAGTTTCTGTTCTTTATGATGGCTGTCTTGTGTTTCTATCTTATAGGTAATTCTTTCGCTCTAAGTTTATCTTATGATGAGGTTTGTGACGCCTCTAAGATGATAGGGAATTATACAACATCGCAGAACCGTATACCATCAGTGGTTGTGGTTAATGGGAAGAATATAACATCAGACAATTATTTGTATGTGGCGTCCTCTACTGTCCTGAACCTTAATCAGGGCAAACGGGCCGGTATTTCATTACCTGATTATAATCCGCCTACTAATCCGAGGGGGGCGGCAACAGGAACACTATACAAAAGCGGATATTTGCAGGCGGCCCAGAACATCAAAAACTTCATGGAATCCAATGGCAGGTCGCCGAATTATGCCAACACAGCCATTGGACAAGTGCGCTACGAAAGCCTGATCTATGCCTATGCAAGGATAATAAACTTCTACAACAGCACAGGCAAACTACCAGACCACATTACAATACAGCAAATAACAAAAAAGGAAGGAACCATCACAAGGCCACGGGCCGACTACACCTACAAAATCGAAGGTTACACCACCTATTTCATGGATAAGAGCACAGGTTCTATCCAGTCATTGCAATGGGACTTTGGAGACAACACAACAAGCACTGAAAGGAACCCAACACACACCTACAAAGCAGGAACATACACCGTAACCTTAACCGTCCGGGGTTATGGTGTCACATCCACTAGGACGATGATGTTGGAGGTTATGCTCGCGACAATTCATGTTAATTCAACAGCAGTAACGTTTTTGGGACAAACTTTAAACTTAACCTTTAAAATGCCTCTTAACAATACAGCCAAATGGATTAGTATAGGGCTATGGCTACAGGCCCATTCAATGAGACAGTATTCCTTGTGGAGGATGGTGTAG